A genomic segment from Malaclemys terrapin pileata isolate rMalTer1 chromosome 1, rMalTer1.hap1, whole genome shotgun sequence encodes:
- the LOC128833656 gene encoding olfactory receptor 52E4-like, whose protein sequence is MSDSNRTDFTNPSTFILLGIPGLEEAHIWISIPFCAMYAIAVLGNFSILFIVKTEPSLHGPMFYFLCMLAVTDLVMSTSTVPKMLSIFWFNSREISFTACLTQMYFIYSFSEMESGILVAMAFDRYVAICNPLRYSTILRNSVVAKIGLAVVLRNGILALPYPFLASRWPYCRTNIIPHCYCRHIAVVKLACADIHISSYYGLFDLFSVIGMDGFFIAVSYTLILRAIFRLPTKDARLKTFGTCISHLCAISALYIPDFFSSLTQRFGLNVPLHFLILITGVYHLVPPVLHPIIYGVRTKQIRDRLLQVFTHKET, encoded by the coding sequence ATGTCAGATTCCAACAGAaccgacttcaccaacccctccacttTCATCCTACTTGGCATTCCTGGCCTAGAGGAAGCCCATATCTGGATCTCCATTCCCTTCTGTGCTATGTATGCCATAGCTGTGTTGGGGAACTTCAGTATCCTGTTCATCGTGAAGACGGAGCCGAGCCTCCATGGGCCAATgttctatttcctctgcatgctggctgtcaCTGACCTGGTCATGTCCACATCCACTGtacccaaaatgctgagcatcttctggttcaattccagggagatcagtttcactgcctgcctcacccagatgtacttcatttactccttctcagagaTGGAGTCTGGAATCCTtgtggccatggcttttgatcgctacGTAGCCATCTGCAATCCTCTGAGATATTCCACAATCCTGAGAAACTCTGTTGTGGCCAAGATAGGCCTGGCTGTGGTGCTGCGCAATGGCATACTCGCATTACCCTATCCCTTCCTGGCGAGCcggtggccatattgcagaaccaacatcatcccccactGCTACTGTCGGCATATAGCTGTGGTGAAGCTCGCCTGCGCTGACATCCACATCAGCAGTTACTATGGCCTGTTTGATCTTTTCTCTGTGATCGGAATGGATGGGTTTTTTATTGCCGTGTCCTATACTCTGATCCTCCGGGCCATCTTCcgcctccccacaaaggatgcccggctcaagacttttgggacctgcatcTCTCATCTTTGTGCCATCTCAGCTTTGTACATCCCAGATTTCTTCTCATCTCTCACGCAGCGGTTTGGCCTCAATGTGCCACTGCATTTCCTCATTCTCATTACCGGTGTGTACCACCTCGTTCCCCCTGTGCTGCACCCCATCATTTatggggtgaggaccaaacagatccgggacaggctgctccAGGTCTTTACTCATAAAGAGACTTAA